The following proteins come from a genomic window of Shewanella halifaxensis HAW-EB4:
- the fdhF gene encoding formate dehydrogenase subunit alpha, which translates to MKNIIINGNQLTVSPEATLFDIAKKAGITIPNLCHQHNDTGFSTKSTEKSHCNLCQVEVRISGNSKHNESVTVRACDTQLNSLYSADEQTIEIITQSAHLSLLRQAALTEILSDHFADCEAPCQQACPAGVDVQSYLFHIAQGNHREAIKVIKQMLPLPLSIGRVCPAFCEVECRRGLVDEPVAIRQLKRHAADLDLNDSQSYIPPRAPATGKKVAIIGSGPAGISAGYFLSNAGHEVTIYEMMPKAGGWLRYGIPEYRLPKAILDKEIDLLCQNGLNIETNVRLGHELHLPQLVENFDAVCLAIGAQKAVPMNYLGSDLKGCYLGVDYLKDHCLDKRFTTGKRVAVIGGGNTAIDCARTAKREGADVTLIYRRTKEEMPAEDYEIVEAEHEGVNFHFLTNPIENHSDEQGRVKSVTFEIMALGEPDSSGRRAPVATGETFTEDFDTVIPAVSQMPDMDFLNHPQSQLSTGKLALTRWNTFEGCDHTMSAGHSSGTEKLFVLGDSRTGPATAVAAVADGRKAAIAIDKLLNQGLTCELTKFKFNATKASKTASLSSALYPHTKVEAKAKMPELSLLHRMGGFSEVELGFATDEAMKEAARCLECACQANTDCKLRDYATEYKVDSKSLVPQSPVDAPRQFSVDDSSPFITFDANRCISCGACVDICHNKCGHSAISFESENHYQVLPDSSLSPERRAPRVGFNVTMRDSDCVQCGSCIQVCPTGALVDARNKTQGVTDELTQVSTVCTYCGIGCRLIMHVDTANNTLKHISGDGNSPVNEGMLCVKGRFGFDFIGSEQRLTQPLIRKNGQLIPVSWDEAIDYVGDKLGSIIATHGGDAVAGLASAKATNEDNYVFQKLFRSIIGTNNIDHCARLCHASTVTGLYDVLGSGAMTNDIPNIKESDLIFILGSDTSNAHPIIASKIKQAITEHGARLVVADPKRVDISDHAELYMCHKPGTDVMLINAMMQQIIKHNWHDKAYLEARVDGFEALYSEVMKEKYSLENAQLITGVDATEIATLAKMIGTAKKTAVYYAMGITQHTSGHDNVTAIANLQLLCGNIGIRGAGINPLRGQSNVQGACDMGALPNYFTGYQKVDDPAVQRRFKQAWDCETLPNKIGLAATEVMHALMKGKLKALYVMGENPALSDPDQTHVIEALKEAELLIVQDIFLTETAAMAHVVLPALSFAEKIGHFTNTERRVQQLQVAVKPPGLAKLDWKIVQSIANALGGSWDYTDEKQIWHEITQVTPQYRGISWETMDPNSDKGIAGLQWPCPEVGHPGTPILHMKEFTRGRAQMRAMDYRLPAEPPCSEYSLTLSTGRLLEQFHTGTLTRKTAGLDELGKPRVMISVYDAEKLGIANGDMLQITSRRGEIEIAAFVTKRAQAGVLFLPFHFAEAAANKLTINALDPVAKIPEFKICAIKVAKVEVNKTENISTLEVAKVAKARAETETEHDMEVS; encoded by the coding sequence AACTTGTGTCAGGTGGAAGTACGCATTTCAGGAAATAGCAAACACAATGAGTCCGTGACCGTCCGGGCTTGTGATACCCAGCTCAACTCTCTCTATTCAGCGGATGAACAGACAATAGAGATTATCACTCAATCTGCTCATCTGAGTTTACTAAGACAAGCGGCACTGACCGAAATTCTAAGCGACCATTTTGCCGACTGCGAAGCACCTTGCCAACAAGCCTGTCCTGCTGGCGTCGATGTGCAATCTTATCTTTTCCATATCGCACAAGGTAACCATAGAGAAGCAATTAAGGTGATTAAGCAAATGCTGCCACTGCCTCTCTCGATAGGGCGAGTTTGCCCGGCATTTTGTGAGGTAGAGTGTCGTCGGGGCTTAGTCGATGAGCCCGTTGCCATTAGGCAACTGAAACGCCACGCTGCCGATCTCGACCTTAATGATAGCCAGAGCTATATACCGCCAAGAGCGCCTGCTACAGGTAAGAAAGTGGCTATTATAGGCAGCGGACCTGCAGGCATTAGTGCCGGATATTTTCTATCAAACGCAGGCCATGAAGTTACCATTTATGAAATGATGCCAAAGGCGGGGGGCTGGCTACGATATGGGATCCCAGAGTATCGCCTACCAAAGGCCATACTCGATAAAGAGATAGACCTGCTCTGCCAAAATGGCTTAAACATTGAAACCAATGTGAGATTAGGCCATGAGCTCCATCTCCCGCAACTGGTAGAAAACTTCGACGCGGTTTGTCTCGCCATCGGTGCGCAAAAAGCGGTACCGATGAACTACCTAGGCTCAGATCTCAAGGGGTGCTACTTAGGCGTCGATTACCTTAAAGATCACTGTCTGGATAAGAGATTTACCACCGGCAAACGAGTGGCTGTTATCGGCGGAGGTAATACGGCCATCGATTGTGCCCGCACCGCCAAGCGTGAAGGTGCCGACGTCACCTTGATCTATCGCCGTACCAAGGAGGAGATGCCTGCAGAAGATTATGAAATAGTCGAAGCTGAGCACGAAGGCGTTAACTTCCATTTCCTTACCAATCCGATTGAAAATCACAGTGATGAGCAAGGCCGCGTTAAGAGTGTAACTTTTGAGATAATGGCTCTTGGTGAGCCAGATAGTTCAGGCAGACGCGCTCCGGTAGCGACAGGTGAAACCTTCACTGAAGATTTTGATACCGTGATCCCCGCCGTGTCTCAGATGCCGGATATGGATTTTCTTAACCATCCACAAAGTCAGTTATCAACGGGCAAGCTTGCCCTCACTCGCTGGAATACATTCGAGGGATGCGACCACACCATGTCTGCGGGTCACTCATCAGGCACTGAAAAACTGTTTGTTCTTGGCGATTCGCGAACAGGCCCTGCCACTGCAGTTGCCGCTGTCGCCGATGGACGCAAAGCCGCTATTGCCATAGATAAGTTGCTCAACCAAGGCCTGACCTGTGAATTGACTAAATTTAAGTTCAATGCCACCAAGGCGAGTAAGACAGCCTCACTGTCATCGGCCTTATACCCTCATACCAAGGTTGAAGCTAAGGCCAAAATGCCTGAGCTTAGCCTGTTACACCGAATGGGGGGATTTAGCGAAGTTGAGCTAGGATTTGCAACCGACGAAGCCATGAAAGAGGCCGCGCGTTGCCTTGAGTGTGCCTGTCAGGCCAATACCGATTGTAAGCTGCGCGATTACGCCACTGAATATAAAGTCGACAGTAAATCACTCGTACCTCAAAGCCCTGTAGATGCGCCGCGTCAGTTTAGTGTCGATGACTCTAGTCCTTTTATCACTTTTGATGCTAATCGCTGTATTAGTTGTGGCGCTTGTGTCGATATCTGTCATAACAAGTGCGGCCATAGTGCCATTAGCTTCGAGTCCGAAAACCACTATCAGGTATTACCAGACTCAAGCTTGTCACCAGAGCGCCGCGCACCACGTGTTGGCTTTAATGTCACCATGAGAGACAGTGATTGCGTCCAGTGTGGTAGCTGCATACAAGTGTGTCCAACTGGCGCACTTGTCGATGCTAGAAACAAGACTCAGGGCGTGACCGATGAATTAACTCAGGTATCGACCGTCTGTACTTACTGTGGAATAGGTTGCCGCCTGATCATGCATGTGGATACGGCAAATAACACCCTCAAGCACATCAGCGGTGATGGTAACTCTCCGGTTAATGAAGGCATGTTATGCGTTAAAGGTCGCTTTGGCTTTGATTTTATTGGTAGTGAGCAAAGACTAACACAGCCACTTATTCGTAAAAATGGCCAGTTAATCCCAGTATCTTGGGATGAAGCCATCGATTATGTTGGTGATAAACTCGGTAGCATCATCGCTACCCATGGCGGCGATGCCGTCGCTGGACTCGCCTCTGCCAAGGCGACCAACGAAGATAACTATGTTTTTCAAAAGCTGTTTAGAAGCATTATCGGCACCAACAATATCGACCACTGCGCCCGTCTTTGTCACGCATCGACCGTAACAGGCCTATATGACGTGCTCGGTAGCGGTGCCATGACCAATGATATTCCCAATATTAAAGAATCGGATCTAATCTTTATCCTCGGATCTGACACCAGCAATGCTCATCCGATTATAGCCTCGAAGATCAAGCAGGCGATCACCGAACATGGTGCGCGTTTGGTGGTTGCCGATCCTAAGCGCGTCGATATATCCGATCACGCCGAGCTCTATATGTGCCACAAGCCGGGCACCGATGTGATGTTAATCAATGCCATGATGCAGCAGATAATTAAGCATAACTGGCATGATAAAGCGTACCTTGAAGCTAGAGTCGATGGTTTTGAAGCGCTCTACAGCGAGGTCATGAAGGAGAAATACTCGTTAGAGAATGCGCAACTCATCACCGGAGTCGATGCGACTGAAATAGCCACCTTGGCCAAGATGATAGGCACTGCCAAGAAAACCGCTGTCTACTACGCCATGGGCATAACTCAACACACCTCGGGCCATGACAACGTCACCGCCATTGCCAACTTGCAACTCTTGTGTGGCAATATCGGCATTCGCGGCGCAGGTATCAATCCACTTCGCGGCCAGAGTAATGTTCAAGGTGCCTGTGATATGGGGGCTCTACCTAATTATTTCACGGGCTACCAAAAGGTCGACGACCCTGCGGTGCAGCGACGCTTCAAGCAAGCTTGGGATTGTGAGACGTTGCCAAACAAAATAGGCTTAGCCGCCACTGAAGTGATGCATGCACTGATGAAGGGCAAGCTCAAAGCGCTCTATGTTATGGGGGAGAACCCAGCGTTAAGCGATCCCGATCAAACCCATGTGATCGAAGCGCTGAAAGAGGCTGAGCTATTAATCGTTCAGGATATTTTCTTAACTGAAACGGCCGCCATGGCTCATGTGGTCTTGCCGGCACTGTCATTCGCCGAAAAAATCGGCCACTTCACCAACACCGAGCGCCGCGTACAGCAGCTCCAAGTCGCTGTAAAGCCGCCAGGACTTGCCAAGCTCGACTGGAAGATAGTGCAGAGCATCGCCAATGCATTGGGGGGGAGCTGGGACTATACGGATGAGAAGCAGATTTGGCATGAGATAACCCAAGTAACGCCACAATATCGCGGTATTAGCTGGGAAACTATGGATCCAAACAGTGACAAAGGTATCGCAGGTTTGCAGTGGCCTTGTCCAGAGGTTGGTCATCCAGGCACGCCGATATTGCATATGAAAGAGTTTACTCGAGGTCGCGCCCAGATGAGAGCGATGGACTATCGATTGCCTGCCGAACCGCCTTGTAGTGAGTACTCGCTAACCTTGTCGACTGGACGCTTGCTGGAACAGTTTCACACTGGAACCCTGACCCGCAAAACGGCTGGACTCGATGAGTTGGGTAAACCACGGGTGATGATCTCAGTCTATGACGCCGAGAAGCTTGGCATCGCTAATGGCGATATGCTGCAGATCACCTCTCGCCGCGGTGAGATTGAGATCGCCGCATTCGTCACTAAGCGTGCTCAAGCTGGCGTCTTGTTCCTGCCGTTCCACTTTGCCGAGGCCGCAGCCAATAAGCTCACCATCAATGCGCTCGATCCTGTCGCTAAGATCCCCGAGTTTAAGATCTGCGCCATTAAAGTCGCAAAGGTTGAAGTCAATAAGACTGAAAATATATCCACACTTGAAGTCGCAAAGGTGGCTAAGGCTAGAGCTGAGACAGAGACAGAGCATGATATGGAAGTGAGTTAA
- a CDS encoding aldose epimerase family protein, which yields MVRIRSLEPWTDPRGGQIERLLIDNGTLAIEVLSLGGIIRSLWAPDRDGERANLVLGCDSAEGYLTQDAYLGAIVGRYANRIANGQFNVGQTQYPLDTNQDSNCLHGGREGFHRQQWQLGTLPDGVRLSLRSPDGDMGFPGNCNVQLDYRLVGNNLYVEILASSDKPCPISLTQHSYFNLDASESSLDHQLQVDATQYLEMNNVGIPSAIRQTHGSGLDLSLPTQLQSLIGREELTTTSGIDHCFLMPSTESKLQRFGSLSSPLSGRSMTLYTNQPGVQVYGGNGLEGVVGKNQHRLNQYQGVCLEPQQIPDAPNQPHIAGDALIAPGEIYHHISRYQFENDA from the coding sequence ATGGTACGTATTCGCTCTCTCGAACCTTGGACCGATCCACGTGGTGGACAAATTGAGCGACTGCTCATCGACAACGGCACGCTCGCCATTGAGGTATTAAGCCTAGGTGGGATTATTCGCTCTTTATGGGCTCCGGATAGAGACGGCGAACGCGCCAACTTAGTTTTGGGCTGTGATAGCGCCGAGGGTTATCTAACACAAGACGCCTACTTAGGCGCTATTGTTGGCCGATATGCAAACCGAATTGCCAATGGGCAATTTAATGTTGGCCAAACTCAGTACCCTCTCGATACCAACCAAGACAGCAACTGTTTACACGGCGGCAGAGAAGGCTTTCACCGCCAGCAGTGGCAACTTGGTACTCTCCCCGATGGTGTTCGCCTCAGCCTAAGAAGCCCTGATGGGGATATGGGCTTTCCGGGAAACTGCAATGTGCAGCTAGATTATCGCCTCGTGGGCAATAATCTCTATGTGGAGATCTTAGCCAGCTCTGATAAACCTTGCCCCATCAGCTTAACTCAACATAGTTATTTCAATTTAGATGCCAGTGAATCAAGCCTAGATCATCAACTGCAAGTCGATGCGACTCAGTATCTCGAAATGAATAACGTGGGAATCCCTAGCGCAATTCGCCAAACCCATGGCAGCGGCTTAGACCTGTCTTTACCGACTCAATTACAGTCGCTAATAGGTAGAGAAGAGTTAACTACGACATCGGGAATCGATCACTGCTTTTTAATGCCAAGCACTGAGTCGAAGTTACAGCGATTTGGCAGTTTAAGCTCACCGCTCAGTGGTCGCAGCATGACGCTATATACTAATCAGCCTGGTGTACAAGTATATGGAGGAAATGGCTTAGAGGGTGTGGTTGGTAAGAACCAACATAGATTGAATCAGTATCAGGGGGTTTGTTTGGAGCCTCAACAGATCCCAGATGCACCTAACCAACCGCATATTGCGGGTGATGCCTTGATAGCACCGGGGGAGATTTATCATCACATCAGTCGCTATCAATTTGAAAATGATGCTTAA
- the galK gene encoding galactokinase, with protein MSNPAQRANKLFVQTFGTQADELYCAPGRVNLIGEHTDYNDGFVLPAAINFHTAIVVKRRDDLRFRAVSDAFPGEIEEWIFGEEGTPVKNHWSNYLKGFTAAMATSGLTAKGLDLAVVSNVPMGAGLSSSAALEIAFGTAVNDCSQIQLSPLAIAQLAQRGENQFVGCACGIMDQMISALGQQDHALLIDCLDLDSEAVSIPDSLSLIIINSNVQRGLVDSEYNLRREQCEQAATHFGLESLRDLDLASLEAGKSELTAACYKRAKHVVTENRRTQNAAWALESGDIGKVSLLMAQSHASMRDDFEITTSEIDYLVEIISEVIGNRGGVRMTGGGFGGCVVALVDHELTDSVVSIIEQKYADKTGLEADIYLCSASDGAKRIDN; from the coding sequence ATCCAGCTCAGCGAGCAAACAAACTGTTTGTGCAAACTTTTGGCACCCAAGCCGATGAGCTTTATTGTGCCCCTGGACGCGTCAACCTTATTGGTGAGCATACAGATTACAACGATGGCTTTGTACTTCCCGCTGCTATCAACTTCCACACTGCTATTGTAGTAAAACGCCGCGATGACTTACGCTTTCGCGCCGTCTCCGATGCCTTTCCCGGTGAGATTGAGGAGTGGATATTTGGTGAAGAAGGCACGCCAGTTAAGAATCATTGGTCGAACTACCTAAAAGGCTTTACCGCAGCAATGGCCACCTCGGGCCTAACGGCAAAAGGACTCGATCTGGCCGTTGTCAGTAACGTACCAATGGGCGCGGGCCTTTCATCCTCCGCAGCCTTAGAGATTGCTTTTGGCACCGCCGTTAACGATTGCAGCCAAATACAACTCTCACCACTTGCCATCGCTCAGCTGGCCCAGCGCGGAGAGAATCAATTTGTCGGCTGCGCCTGCGGCATTATGGATCAGATGATCAGCGCACTGGGTCAGCAGGACCATGCGCTGCTTATCGACTGTCTCGATTTAGACAGTGAAGCGGTCAGTATTCCCGACAGCCTAAGCCTGATTATTATCAACTCGAATGTTCAGCGCGGTCTCGTTGACTCCGAATATAACCTTCGCCGCGAGCAGTGTGAGCAAGCAGCAACTCATTTTGGCCTTGAGTCACTACGAGATCTTGATTTGGCCAGCCTCGAAGCTGGTAAATCTGAATTAACTGCAGCTTGTTATAAACGAGCAAAACATGTGGTCACTGAAAATCGACGCACCCAAAATGCCGCATGGGCACTAGAGTCTGGTGACATAGGAAAAGTCAGTCTTTTAATGGCACAGTCGCATGCATCAATGCGTGATGATTTTGAGATCACCACCAGCGAGATCGACTACCTTGTCGAGATAATATCAGAAGTCATCGGTAATCGCGGAGGTGTACGCATGACAGGTGGTGGCTTTGGCGGCTGCGTTGTCGCGCTAGTCGATCACGAACTAACCGATTCAGTTGTCTCGATCATTGAACAAAAATACGCAGATAAGACTGGGCTAGAAGCCGACATATATCTGTGTTCAGCCAGCGATGGTGCTAAGCGCATCGATAATTAA